CAAATTCCACCCCTGTCGGTTCGGATCAACCGCCGCCGAATAACCATTGAAGCGTTTCATCAACGCCTTATAAACTGCGGGGCGCGCTTCCAGACAGGCACCCTCGAAGGATTCGTGCGCATAGACGATCTTCCCGATGCCGAACGCAGGAGGTTGCTGCAGGAAGGCTTGATGACGGTTCAGGACGAAAGCGCGGGCTGGATTGGACGTTTGGCTGCAGATGCCGGTTCGATAATCTATGATCTTTGCGCCGCTCCGGGCGGCAAGGCGACTCAAATCGCAGAAGAAAACCCTTCAGCGCTGATAATCGCCGGAGACAACAAACGGCACCGTGCGCGGCTCATCCAAGAAGCGACTCAACGCTTGGATTTGCCGAATATTCGCTTGCTTGTCGCCGATGCCTTGCAGCCGTCTCTGCGGCCGGCTCCGGCCGTGCTGCTCGATGCGCCCTGCAGCGGCCTGGGCGTCATTCGCAAAAAGCCGGACATCAAATGGAAACGATCGCCGGAAGACATACGCTTATTGAGTGAGCTGCAGAAACGTCTCATTCTGCATGCTGCCGATTTGATTGCCGTCGGCGGCTGCCTCGTCTATTCGACCTGTACGCTCGAACCGGAAGAGAACGAAGAAATCGTTGATTTTCTGCTGCAAAATCGTGATTTTATGCTCATTCCGGCGGCTGATGCCGGAATCCCGAACGAGTTCGTAACTCCGGAAGGCTATTTTCGTACTTTGCCCCATCTTCACGCAATGGACGGAGCTTTTGCAGCCAAATTGATAAAGAGAAGCTGATCGATGAAAAGAGCCTTTAAAAAACCCCTCTTACCCATGGAGAGCACAGGCGCAGCGATCATGACGGTTCTCGCCGCTCTCGTGGGGCTTTATTTACTGTTTACTTTTTTAGTGATGCCGATCTTTACCCGCCATTGGCAGAGAGTCGAAGTGCCGGATGTGACCAATCTAAGCGGCCGCGCTGCCGAAAAGATTTTGAAGAAAAGCGGCCTAAAACCCGTTGTTTCTGAAATCAAGTATGACGAACGCATGCCCAACGGATTTGTCGTGTTTCAAAATCCGGCCGGCCATGCGGTGGTCAAAAAGAATCGCCGCGTCTATCTGACCGTCTCCAAGGGTAAGAGACCGATCGTCATGCCAAAGCTGGTCGGTCTGTCGGAGCGCGATGCCCGCTTCTTAATTAACCAAAGTCAGCTCGTAATCGGCGAGGTTCAACGAACATTTGATTCATATTACCCGGCCGGCGTGGTGACGCAGCAGTCCATACCGCCGCAGACGGAAGTCACTGTGGGCGACAAAGTCGATTTGGTCATCAGCACCGGCGCCGTCGGCGGGACGGTCATTATGCCGAATCTGATTGGCATGAAGTTCGAGGAAGCGTCCAAGGTGCTCGAACAAGCCGGATTGTCACTGGGGATTGTGCGTTACGGCGATATAGCGGCAGCCGCGCCGGACATGGTGGTCATACAGTCCCCCGAGCCGGGCACAGCTGTCGGCGCCGGTCAGCCGGTCGATCTGACGCTGAGCATTGCGGGCGGCGTCATCGAACAGAACGTCGACGAGGCGGCTCCGCAGGTGGAGGCGACGGAATGATTCTGATTGCCGCATCGATCCTGAGCGCCGATTTTTCCCGGCTGCGCGAACAAGTACAGGATGCTGAAGCCGGTGGCGCCGATTGGATCCATTTCGACGTGATGGACGGCGCTTTCGTACCCAACATCACTTTCGGGCCGATTGTCGCCGCGGGTGTGCGCAAAATAACCCGCCTGCCCCTGGATGCTCACCTGATGGTCCGCGACGCCGACAGCCAGATCGAGCATTTCAAAGAAGCCGGCATCGATCGACTGACCGTGCATGTGGAGGCTTGTCCCCACTTGTGGTCCACGCTCGAAAAGATCAAATCGCACGGCCTGTACGCGGGAGTGACGCTCAATCCTGCCACGCCTCTGTCGC
This candidate division KSB1 bacterium DNA region includes the following protein-coding sequences:
- the rsmB gene encoding 16S rRNA (cytosine(967)-C(5))-methyltransferase RsmB, with translation MAKSRKAREAALEALLRIERDGGYSDIVLAQTLARNQLSERDRAFVSELVRGVVRWKSFLEHLIASTFHGDPIVIPLDVALLLKAAFYQIHFMRTPAFAAVNECIEALKARKMYAWTGVANGMLRGYLRREKTIVLPDEMSSPAAHLAAKHAHPEWMVARWLQRYGFSETERLCEANNQIPPLSVRINRRRITIEAFHQRLINCGARFQTGTLEGFVRIDDLPDAERRRLLQEGLMTVQDESAGWIGRLAADAGSIIYDLCAAPGGKATQIAEENPSALIIAGDNKRHRARLIQEATQRLDLPNIRLLVADALQPSLRPAPAVLLDAPCSGLGVIRKKPDIKWKRSPEDIRLLSELQKRLILHAADLIAVGGCLVYSTCTLEPEENEEIVDFLLQNRDFMLIPAADAGIPNEFVTPEGYFRTLPHLHAMDGAFAAKLIKRS
- a CDS encoding PASTA domain-containing protein; translation: MKRAFKKPLLPMESTGAAIMTVLAALVGLYLLFTFLVMPIFTRHWQRVEVPDVTNLSGRAAEKILKKSGLKPVVSEIKYDERMPNGFVVFQNPAGHAVVKKNRRVYLTVSKGKRPIVMPKLVGLSERDARFLINQSQLVIGEVQRTFDSYYPAGVVTQQSIPPQTEVTVGDKVDLVISTGAVGGTVIMPNLIGMKFEEASKVLEQAGLSLGIVRYGDIAAAAPDMVVIQSPEPGTAVGAGQPVDLTLSIAGGVIEQNVDEAAPQVEATE
- the rpe gene encoding ribulose-phosphate 3-epimerase, producing MILIAASILSADFSRLREQVQDAEAGGADWIHFDVMDGAFVPNITFGPIVAAGVRKITRLPLDAHLMVRDADSQIEHFKEAGIDRLTVHVEACPHLWSTLEKIKSHGLYAGVTLNPATPLSLVEPVLSLVDLLLIMTVEPGMGGQKLIPMTLNKIAEAAEYRRRHGLSFLIQADGGIDETTAPLVVEAGADCLVAGTAVFAHENVREAVKNLRRAAENASKSSNNV